A stretch of Henckelia pumila isolate YLH828 chromosome 4, ASM3356847v2, whole genome shotgun sequence DNA encodes these proteins:
- the LOC140861686 gene encoding uncharacterized protein has product MIRHLGIIDIFMCLKESVDRADLEVFIMRAWAIWLDRNRIAHDKERSNDIVSAYKGGILLEEHRKASAAMLNFRNDSVLGNNSRWTTPPPLWLRLDVDAVYNIDSNNFAIGGLFRDTEGKIVVAFGKKIKKPQSVVYAELIAIREGLLLAKDRRFGLLQVYSDSLLAVRAVTCPEDDRSYIGAIATDISSLLGCFQDARVFHVRRSLNMVAHSIAHFSFPSQNLTIWEYGTFPVWLVDLVIKQLHRD; this is encoded by the coding sequence ATGATAAGGCATTTAGGGATTATAGACATTTTTATGTGCTTGAAAGAATCAGTGGACAGAGCAGATTTGGAGGTATTTATTATGAGAGCTTGGGCTATTTGGCTTGATAGAAACAGGATCGCTCATGACAAGGAGAGATCGAATGATATTGTTTCGGCTTATAAGGGAGGGATCTTACTTGAAGAACATCGTAAAGCATCTGCGGCAATGCTCAATTTCCGCAACGATAGTGTTCTGGGAAATAATTCTCGCTGGACTACGCCACCTCCCCTATGGCTAAGACTCGATGTGGATGCGGTTTATAATATTGATTCAAATAACTTTGCAATTGGTGGGCTGTTTCGTGATACTGAGGGTAAGATTGTTGTTGCTTTtggaaagaaaattaaaaaacccCAATCAGTGGTGTATGCTGAATTGATTGCAATAAGGGAGGGGTTGCTTCTGGCTAAGGATCGAAGATTTGGGCTTCTTcaagtttattctgattctCTTCTGGCGGTGCGAGCAGTCACTTGTCCGGAGGATGATCGTAGCTATATTGGAGCTATCGCTACAGATATTTCTTCTTTGCTCGGGTGTTTTCAAGATGCGAGAGTTTTTCATGTTCGTCGATCATTGAACATGGTTGCTCATTCTATTGCGCATTTTTCTTTTCCTTCCCAAAATCTTACGATTTGGGAGTATGGAACTTTTCCGGTTTGGTTGGTAGATCTTGTAATTAAACAACTTCATCGTGATTAA
- the LOC140860277 gene encoding uncharacterized protein, which translates to MPVSIFNFSVLSTPPYSFPSVVSHNSLSISTRFPNPPRNFYSFSASRKTLFRTKSSEEGAEVSGEEDEWLQKLPDRKKPFYSHSLPCVEAWLKSLGFYQSRDDRAVWFVENPDWHAQLNLDVTDLYIRYLKNGPGNLEKDIERRFSYALSREDIENAVLGGP; encoded by the exons atgcCTGTGTCTATCTTCAACTTTTCAGTTCTTTCAACACCACCATACTCCTTTCCAAGTGTAGTTTCCCACAATAGCCTTTCAATTTCAACGCGATTTCCGAATCCCCCTCGTAATTTCTACTCCTTTTCAGCATCAAGAAAGACCCTTTTTCGTACCAAGTCATCTGAAGAAGGGGCAGAAGTTTCAGGAGAAGAAGATGAGTGGTTGCAGAAATTACCTGATAGGAAGAAACCCTTCTACTCCCATAGCTTGCCGTGTGTTGAAGCATGGTTGAAAAGTCTAGGATTTTATCAGAGTAGAGATGATAGAGCTGTTTGGTTTGTGGAGAATCCTGATTGGCATGCACAGCTCAATCTTGATGTCACTGATTTGTACATAAG GTATCTGAAGAATGGACCTGGAAATCTTGAGAAAGATATCGAAAGAAGATTCAGTTACGCGCTGAGTAGAGAAGATATCGAGAATGCGGTCCTTGGAGGGCCATGA